The Mesomycoplasma flocculare ATCC 27399 genome includes a window with the following:
- a CDS encoding P110/LppT family adhesin N-terminal domain yields the protein MKKIKNLNFFSNKTTKIIVAISFLSFSATLATAIPLGVWSYNRSYFKKLNEKPETLSISQGENPFTNNLAEFFDNLVVRENFKELSASTALELAKSKIYNFDLLSLVDFTKLYHKKYQISYDLTNAKASGSSIKGLVLFIKIEGQRQIFSKAVEIKGFSEQPENKNLSEFEIDETKSSIVIPNKSVLSFVEFSQSLQFKFNEAKKLEKQSFCAFEKALTELGGSYNLVNMLGLPSFVREGQILEPKLVGDNLDFSSNNNRNYLNFIFENEGRKTNIQLEIKGVTSDFEIKNEIINWIKNQLEDKIKPKSDIQTKLLNQDLSLATAFYSEQSKSIKDSISTSQNFENLFDYVQREYILNTTKFDNYIINLNFKIKKNEEINDQDRVNLLKDSKVRLDLIVNVTKNFNKKIIKILNFKFDWDLMPDLNRFSRIFAKTLPEAKTEVFSITKADNWNAISSKKLVEIINNVKEFAKELNPEVPEPKLVGQLYLLDFGRKATEIEETAYKNELIQIAKNLKTQITKAQTFAEEQSQNESKNGKALGKIIWKALNLQRNLTSYDIRSDLILQNKNDEFILEFSLISNKNNTKLASTKIRISGVVNSAHSSFDVAAKFYPTFFLDGKASFLKQTNKTRYEIKDLSDNNLKFQTIDTQRNTVTQEGIELQSPIKFSQNTITLQKNPSTTGQQKFKSAPFSRLDSGLIYYAFRLTNVNDYKKHYLLADSDGNGLFIQKIKKTKLINKANTFEGVAAQKKKDNNATKVVSIISSNNPDKKSKEIQQEKLLDAYVVGLDFKQVKNYKSLQYYFYQNKKSLYSQSSLFTPQLIDKQAVVLGPSSWIPRKNFVADINQNSEGFPPLKEYYPIIELANRAAENRFYRQELKNSNTFFIEKINPIIDQDQNIVFEIIKTPWSFEINAFSSANSHLNSPSSVSLNAKTIYNINPVIRKWEPFPNYLNLDWSQIGPNPEKTSGQNDTNTQNQNGNEQKSTLVLKGLAVYNDPQLTTESGRWARSEIRNAFIKAYLN from the coding sequence GTGAAAAAAATAAAAAATTTAAACTTTTTTTCAAATAAAACAACAAAAATTATTGTTGCTATCTCGTTTTTAAGCTTTAGCGCAACTCTTGCAACGGCTATTCCTTTAGGCGTTTGATCATATAATCGTTCATATTTTAAAAAATTAAACGAAAAGCCCGAAACATTAAGCATCAGTCAGGGTGAAAACCCTTTCACAAATAACCTGGCCGAATTTTTTGATAATTTGGTTGTTAGAGAAAATTTTAAGGAATTATCTGCTAGTACTGCTTTAGAGTTAGCAAAAAGTAAAATTTATAATTTTGATCTTTTGTCCCTGGTTGATTTTACCAAATTATATCATAAAAAATACCAAATAAGTTATGATTTAACTAACGCCAAAGCTAGCGGAAGTTCAATTAAAGGACTTGTTCTTTTTATAAAAATTGAGGGTCAAAGGCAAATTTTTTCAAAAGCCGTTGAAATTAAAGGTTTTTCTGAACAACCAGAGAATAAAAATCTTTCTGAGTTTGAAATCGACGAGACAAAATCATCGATTGTTATTCCAAACAAGAGCGTTTTAAGTTTTGTTGAATTTAGTCAGAGTTTACAATTTAAATTTAATGAAGCGAAAAAATTAGAGAAACAATCATTTTGCGCTTTTGAAAAAGCGCTTACTGAACTTGGAGGTTCATATAATTTAGTTAACATGCTAGGCTTGCCATCTTTTGTCCGTGAAGGTCAAATTTTGGAACCTAAACTTGTTGGAGATAATTTGGATTTTTCTAGTAATAACAATCGCAATTATCTTAATTTTATATTTGAAAATGAAGGTAGAAAAACGAATATTCAGTTAGAAATTAAAGGAGTTACATCTGATTTTGAAATTAAAAATGAAATAATAAACTGAATAAAAAATCAGCTTGAGGACAAAATTAAACCTAAATCTGATATCCAAACAAAGCTACTCAATCAGGATTTGTCATTGGCAACAGCCTTTTATTCTGAACAAAGTAAAAGTATAAAAGATTCAATCTCAACTTCTCAGAATTTTGAAAATTTATTTGATTATGTTCAACGTGAATATATTCTTAATACGACTAAGTTCGACAACTATATCATAAATCTTAATTTTAAAATAAAAAAAAATGAAGAAATAAACGATCAAGATCGTGTTAATTTGCTAAAAGATTCAAAAGTTAGGCTTGATTTAATAGTTAATGTTACAAAAAACTTTAACAAAAAAATAATTAAAATTTTAAATTTTAAATTTGATTGGGATCTAATGCCAGATTTAAATCGATTTTCACGAATATTTGCGAAAACCTTGCCCGAGGCAAAAACTGAGGTTTTTTCAATTACAAAAGCCGATAATTGAAATGCAATTAGTTCAAAAAAACTTGTCGAAATAATTAATAATGTTAAGGAATTTGCCAAAGAATTAAATCCTGAAGTTCCGGAGCCAAAACTTGTTGGTCAACTTTATTTGCTTGATTTTGGCAGAAAGGCAACCGAAATTGAAGAAACAGCGTATAAAAACGAACTTATACAAATCGCTAAAAACCTCAAAACCCAAATAACAAAAGCACAAACATTTGCCGAGGAACAATCACAAAATGAAAGCAAAAATGGCAAAGCTCTAGGCAAAATCATTTGAAAAGCCCTTAATTTACAGCGTAATTTAACTTCCTATGATATTAGATCAGATTTAATTCTTCAGAACAAAAATGATGAATTTATTCTAGAATTTAGTTTAATTTCAAATAAAAATAATACAAAACTAGCATCCACAAAAATAAGAATTTCTGGTGTTGTCAATTCTGCTCACAGTAGTTTTGATGTTGCAGCAAAATTTTATCCGACTTTTTTTCTTGATGGCAAAGCCAGTTTTTTAAAACAAACTAATAAAACAAGGTATGAAATTAAAGATTTATCTGATAATAATCTTAAATTTCAGACAATTGATACGCAAAGAAATACAGTGACCCAAGAAGGTATTGAACTCCAATCTCCAATTAAATTTTCGCAAAATACAATAACTTTACAAAAAAACCCGTCAACAACAGGACAACAAAAATTTAAATCCGCTCCATTTTCTCGCCTTGATTCAGGGCTAATTTATTATGCCTTTAGACTTACAAATGTTAATGATTATAAAAAACATTACCTGCTAGCTGATTCCGATGGAAATGGACTTTTTATTCAAAAGATAAAAAAAACAAAATTAATAAATAAAGCAAACACTTTTGAAGGGGTAGCTGCCCAGAAGAAAAAAGATAATAACGCAACCAAAGTAGTGTCGATTATCTCATCTAATAATCCAGACAAAAAAAGCAAGGAAATTCAACAGGAAAAATTATTAGATGCTTATGTGGTTGGTCTTGATTTTAAACAAGTAAAAAATTACAAATCGCTTCAATATTATTTTTACCAAAATAAGAAAAGTCTGTATTCTCAGTCAAGTTTATTTACGCCACAGTTAATTGACAAGCAAGCGGTTGTTCTTGGTCCTAGTTCATGAATTCCTCGAAAAAATTTTGTCGCTGATATAAACCAGAATTCAGAAGGGTTTCCGCCCCTGAAAGAATATTATCCAATAATTGAGCTTGCTAATCGTGCTGCTGAAAATCGGTTTTATCGACAAGAACTCAAAAATTCTAACACTTTTTTTATAGAAAAAATAAATCCAATAATTGATCAGGACCAAAATATTGTCTTTGAAATTATCAAAACTCCTTGGTCATTTGAAATTAACGCATTTTCATCAGCGAATAGTCATTTAAATTCGCCTTCATCTGTAAGTTTAAATGCAAAAACAATCTATAATATTAACCCTGTAATCCGAAAATGAGAACCTTTTCCTAATTATTTAAATCTTGACTGATCACAAATTGGTCCAAATCCTGAGAAAACATCTGGTCAAAACGATACAAATACCCAAAATCAAAATGGCAACGAACAAAAAAGTACACTAGTTTTAAAAGGTCTTGCAGTTTATAATGACCCTCAGTTAACAACCGAATCTGGGCGTTGGGCGCGAAGCGAGATAAGAAACGCTTTTATTAAGGCTTATTTAAACTAA
- a CDS encoding cation-translocating P-type ATPase produces MAKKIINEENQAKNLELLPFLAQVNKEKGLNQQQIALSLANFGENKLAKSIEKGLFFRILKQLKEPLTLVLIFVIIISVIITIIFDDNQPFWSKIISYLEPVVVAVIIAINVFFSLVQEEKSKKAIEAISNLNAPVSTIIRNGQKISLDSRDILVGDILEVSAGDLISGDGYVIEMKDFSVSEAILTGESISVYKEKTQSWDNEASQVFSGSSVLSGSAKILVSSVGQRTKLGKIALLVSKTEELESPLQKKIAKFSKIITFIAAFLAIAFFFIYIYLVASGDFSHFKEAIVIALSLAIGFVPEGLVPLVTINLIIGVKKLAKNNAIVKDLKTIETLGAVSIICSDKTGTITENKMKIVDVFYHQTKEEDFWNQAVLNTSAYSFLDSETEKFFGDPEEVLILKKAKNYKIEKHNLEKTYKFIDKIPFSSKLKFSATFYQIENKKILFIKGAPEIIFQKAKNIDKNLKEKLNVLQKFGYRIFAFGFSEIQGTENLDKNLEKYLENISISGLVAFQDPPRKEIRPIVESLFRAKIQTIMITGDSFSTGKAVANSVGILKKNSLFIDRVDWRKDDFWKENIEKFHLYTRSQPEDKLEIVNALQAKKHVVAMLGDGVNDAPSLKKADVGFAMGITGSQVSKQVANVVLVDDNFQSLYSAIKTGRNIVTNIKQLFVFLLAANFSMLFSVIFATLIFKEQIFSSLQILWINVVSETFGGIALGLTNIKKNVMNEDFLQENQQLFSKKIVVKIVFWAILNTFLALFSFWLSTSSTISFLIISLSLASLSYILTTNDLLFRYKLVDLKFLHIGFLASFFSVLFVSLVPGINVIFSPKDFLSSYLLILENSNYYILFLLVLGPIFIDQIWKIFANSRKKH; encoded by the coding sequence ATGGCAAAAAAAATAATAAATGAAGAAAATCAGGCAAAAAATTTGGAACTACTTCCCTTTTTAGCGCAAGTTAATAAGGAAAAAGGATTAAATCAGCAACAAATTGCACTTTCCCTTGCTAATTTCGGCGAAAACAAATTAGCAAAATCGATTGAAAAAGGCTTATTTTTTCGTATTTTGAAGCAATTAAAAGAGCCGCTTACTTTAGTTTTAATTTTTGTAATTATTATTTCAGTTATAATTACAATTATTTTTGATGATAATCAACCTTTTTGGTCGAAAATAATTTCTTATCTTGAGCCAGTAGTTGTTGCGGTTATTATTGCAATTAATGTATTTTTTTCGCTAGTCCAAGAGGAAAAATCAAAAAAAGCAATTGAAGCAATTTCTAATCTTAATGCTCCAGTTTCAACAATAATTCGTAATGGACAAAAAATAAGCTTGGATTCTAGAGATATTTTAGTAGGGGATATTCTCGAAGTTAGCGCTGGGGATTTAATTAGTGGTGATGGTTATGTAATTGAAATGAAGGATTTTTCTGTATCTGAGGCAATTCTAACTGGGGAGTCAATTTCTGTTTATAAAGAAAAAACTCAAAGCTGGGATAATGAAGCATCTCAGGTTTTTAGCGGCTCAAGCGTCCTTAGCGGCAGCGCAAAAATTTTAGTATCTTCTGTTGGCCAAAGAACAAAATTAGGAAAAATTGCATTACTTGTCTCAAAAACAGAAGAATTAGAATCGCCTTTGCAGAAAAAAATTGCCAAATTTTCAAAAATTATTACTTTTATTGCCGCCTTCTTGGCAATTGCTTTCTTTTTTATTTATATTTATTTGGTTGCGTCTGGGGATTTTTCACATTTTAAAGAAGCGATTGTGATTGCGCTTTCACTTGCAATTGGGTTTGTGCCTGAGGGTCTTGTGCCGCTTGTAACTATAAATTTAATTATTGGGGTAAAAAAACTAGCAAAAAATAATGCGATAGTAAAAGATTTAAAAACGATTGAAACACTTGGTGCAGTTTCGATTATCTGTTCGGATAAAACTGGCACAATCACCGAAAACAAAATGAAAATAGTTGATGTTTTTTATCATCAAACCAAGGAAGAAGATTTTTGAAATCAAGCAGTTTTGAATACGAGTGCTTATAGTTTTCTAGATTCTGAAACTGAAAAATTTTTTGGCGATCCTGAAGAAGTATTAATTTTAAAAAAAGCAAAAAACTATAAAATTGAAAAGCATAATTTAGAAAAAACCTATAAATTCATAGATAAAATTCCTTTTAGTTCGAAGTTAAAATTTTCGGCAACTTTTTATCAAATTGAAAATAAAAAGATTCTATTTATCAAAGGCGCACCAGAAATTATTTTTCAAAAAGCAAAAAACATTGACAAAAATTTAAAGGAAAAATTAAATGTCTTACAGAAATTCGGTTATCGAATTTTCGCTTTTGGTTTTTCTGAAATTCAAGGCACTGAAAATTTAGATAAAAATCTTGAAAAATACCTTGAAAATATTAGCATTTCAGGCCTTGTTGCTTTCCAAGACCCACCGCGGAAAGAAATAAGACCAATAGTAGAATCGCTTTTTAGAGCTAAAATCCAGACAATAATGATAACAGGCGATAGTTTTTCAACAGGAAAAGCCGTCGCAAATAGTGTGGGAATTTTAAAGAAAAATTCCCTTTTTATTGATCGTGTTGATTGAAGAAAAGATGATTTTTGAAAGGAGAATATCGAAAAATTCCACCTTTATACACGCTCTCAACCTGAAGATAAATTGGAAATTGTAAATGCTTTACAAGCTAAAAAACATGTTGTAGCGATGTTAGGCGATGGAGTAAACGATGCCCCTTCACTAAAAAAAGCGGATGTTGGTTTTGCCATGGGAATAACTGGTTCGCAAGTTTCAAAACAGGTTGCAAACGTTGTTCTTGTTGATGATAATTTTCAAAGTCTTTATTCAGCAATTAAAACTGGGAGAAATATTGTTACTAATATTAAACAGCTTTTTGTTTTTTTATTAGCGGCTAATTTTTCGATGCTTTTTTCAGTAATTTTTGCCACTTTGATTTTTAAAGAACAAATTTTTTCTAGTCTACAAATTCTTTGAATAAACGTTGTCTCAGAAACTTTTGGTGGAATCGCATTAGGTCTTACAAATATCAAAAAAAACGTAATGAATGAAGATTTTTTGCAAGAAAATCAGCAATTGTTTTCAAAAAAAATAGTAGTAAAGATTGTTTTTTGAGCAATTCTTAATACTTTTTTAGCACTTTTTAGCTTTTGACTATCAACGTCATCAACAATTTCATTTTTAATTATTAGTCTTAGTCTTGCCAGTCTTTCTTATATTTTAACAACCAATGATTTGCTTTTTCGTTATAAATTAGTGGATTTAAAATTTTTACACATCGGTTTTCTTGCTAGTTTTTTTTCAGTGTTGTTTGTTTCGCTTGTTCCGGGAATTAATGTTATTTTTTCACCAAAAGATTTTCTATCCTCATATTTGTTAATTTTAGAAAATAGCAATTATTATATTTTGTTTTTGCTAGTTTTAGGGCCGATTTTTATTGACCAAATTTGAAAAATTTTTGCTAATTCACGAAAAAAGCACTAA
- the smpB gene encoding SsrA-binding protein SmpB has translation MKILIENKKAYFNYEIIEKFTAGIALLGWEVKSIQAKNISFVNAFCYFKDSELFLGNAKISGYKGSRGQTDRSRKLLLHKHELKKIFKEKLTKKLTIIPLFFGQKNRKIKVEIALVKGKTKIDKRNLIKERQLKKEASKFLKNYY, from the coding sequence ATGAAAATTTTAATAGAAAACAAAAAAGCGTATTTTAATTATGAAATTATTGAAAAATTTACGGCCGGAATTGCGCTTCTTGGATGAGAAGTTAAGTCAATTCAAGCTAAAAACATCTCGTTTGTTAATGCTTTTTGCTATTTTAAAGACTCTGAACTTTTTCTTGGAAATGCAAAAATTAGCGGATATAAAGGTTCTCGGGGCCAAACTGATCGAAGTCGTAAACTTTTATTACATAAGCACGAACTAAAAAAAATTTTTAAAGAAAAGCTAACAAAAAAACTAACAATTATCCCGCTTTTTTTCGGGCAAAAAAACAGAAAAATTAAAGTTGAAATTGCTCTTGTCAAAGGTAAGACAAAAATTGACAAGCGCAATCTAATAAAAGAACGCCAACTAAAAAAGGAGGCATCAAAATTCTTAAAAAATTATTATTAA
- the ligA gene encoding NAD-dependent DNA ligase LigA, which translates to MENNSKIRAKIFELRKKIENWNHCYYQLQDPVVDDLIYDKELKKLIALEQKYYYLFNLEELNSSPSQQVGAKITSKFEKIKHSSPMLSLNKAYTNSELEKWVQKATQILENVTFFVEPKIDGISISLFYKNGKLVQALTRGDGMFGENVLINVLKISDKFIPKKISYFDDLEIRGEIYINNSLFSKLQLESKMFKNPRNAASGILRRYKKAKNKNINLAENETDFNYLSACFYGLMYPEKHKINSQSEAIEFLKKLNFPVNNFQKQRNNLSEVLAFINQIKKKRNALDYNIDGVVIKINEFSIYDELGSTVKFPHSAIAFKFEDDIAKTILLDIFPTVGRTGKITYNAKIRPTILAGTLVSSAVLPNYSYIKNLKLNLNSEVYVKKAGEIIPQIIGSVNDHQKTNFSITENCPKCNSKLEYSDSGLDQFCLNRFCPEIILQKIVHFCSKEALNIETLAKKRIKILLEKKLISNICDIFYLKEKLELIHSEFKNKKSSDNIKENSPSLQIRSIMKLLNEIEKAKNIDFYRLIFGLGIKNVGLKAAKILSKYVKNISELQNLDFSSLNNQQDFGPVIIESLNNYFKNSVNLQLLNCLEKINFNFNETLILDPTNAWASFAISGKLSKSRGEFIKIIEKSGAIFHNSISKKTKFLLLGEDSGSKIEKAKKIGVKIINESQFLELIKQRKNPIK; encoded by the coding sequence ATGGAAAATAACAGTAAAATTCGTGCTAAAATTTTTGAACTTAGAAAAAAAATTGAAAATTGAAACCATTGTTATTATCAATTACAAGATCCTGTTGTCGATGATTTAATTTATGATAAAGAGTTAAAGAAACTAATTGCCTTAGAACAAAAATATTATTATTTGTTTAATTTAGAAGAACTAAACAGTTCACCAAGCCAACAAGTGGGAGCAAAAATTACTTCTAAATTTGAAAAAATAAAACATTCTAGCCCAATGTTGTCGTTAAACAAAGCCTATACAAATTCAGAACTGGAAAAATGGGTGCAAAAAGCAACACAAATTTTAGAGAATGTCACCTTTTTTGTTGAGCCTAAAATTGATGGAATTTCTATTTCGCTTTTTTATAAAAATGGAAAGCTAGTTCAGGCGCTAACTCGGGGTGATGGAATGTTTGGCGAAAATGTTTTAATTAATGTTCTTAAAATTAGTGATAAATTTATCCCTAAAAAAATCTCATATTTTGACGATTTAGAAATTCGTGGCGAAATTTATATTAATAATTCCCTATTTTCAAAACTACAATTAGAATCGAAAATGTTTAAAAACCCACGCAATGCAGCAAGTGGAATTTTACGTCGGTATAAAAAAGCGAAAAACAAAAATATAAATTTGGCAGAAAATGAAACCGATTTTAATTATTTAAGCGCTTGCTTTTATGGACTTATGTATCCTGAAAAACATAAAATTAATTCCCAATCCGAGGCAATTGAATTTTTGAAAAAGCTAAATTTTCCAGTAAATAATTTTCAAAAACAACGCAATAATTTAAGTGAAGTTCTTGCTTTTATTAACCAAATAAAGAAAAAACGCAACGCACTCGATTACAATATTGATGGAGTTGTAATTAAAATTAACGAATTTTCAATTTATGATGAATTAGGCTCAACCGTTAAATTTCCTCATAGCGCAATTGCCTTTAAATTTGAAGATGATATTGCAAAAACAATACTTTTAGACATTTTTCCAACTGTTGGTAGAACAGGAAAGATAACTTATAATGCGAAAATTCGACCAACAATACTTGCCGGAACATTGGTCTCATCTGCGGTTTTGCCAAATTATTCTTATATTAAAAATTTAAAATTAAACCTAAATTCAGAAGTTTATGTTAAAAAAGCAGGTGAAATAATTCCACAAATTATTGGTAGTGTTAACGATCATCAAAAAACAAATTTTTCTATAACTGAAAATTGCCCAAAATGTAACTCAAAGTTAGAGTATAGTGATTCTGGGCTTGATCAGTTTTGTTTAAATCGCTTTTGCCCTGAAATTATTTTGCAAAAAATAGTTCATTTTTGTTCAAAAGAAGCATTAAATATTGAAACTTTAGCTAAAAAAAGAATTAAAATTCTTCTGGAAAAAAAGTTAATTTCCAATATTTGTGATATTTTTTATTTAAAGGAAAAACTTGAACTAATTCATTCAGAATTTAAAAATAAAAAATCATCAGACAATATAAAAGAAAATTCACCTTCTTTGCAAATTAGATCGATTATGAAATTGCTAAATGAAATCGAAAAAGCAAAAAACATCGATTTTTATAGACTAATTTTTGGTTTAGGAATAAAAAATGTTGGTTTAAAAGCAGCTAAAATTCTTTCAAAATATGTTAAAAATATTTCGGAATTACAAAATTTAGATTTTAGCTCGCTTAATAATCAACAAGATTTTGGACCAGTAATTATTGAGTCATTAAATAATTATTTTAAAAATTCGGTAAACCTGCAATTATTAAATTGTCTTGAAAAAATCAATTTTAATTTTAATGAAACTTTAATCCTTGATCCTACAAACGCTTGGGCAAGTTTTGCAATTTCAGGAAAATTGAGTAAATCAAGAGGCGAATTTATAAAAATAATCGAAAAATCAGGAGCAATTTTTCACAATTCTATAAGCAAGAAAACTAAATTTTTGCTCCTAGGCGAGGACTCTGGTTCAAAAATTGAAAAAGCTAAAAAAATTGGTGTGAAAATCATTAACGAATCACAGTTTTTGGAGCTAATCAAGCAAAGAAAAAATCCGATTAAATAA
- a CDS encoding energy-coupling factor transporter transmembrane component T family protein has translation MQISVAKYVQQNTIIHKMDPRLKIAFNILFAVLFFVTTHLVTVLILLLSTLVFFYITTKKIRHIFTLMKLPLIIFIIMLIIYGFIIDQNNINAILGIEKLNKLPKYRVLGLNEQQSNDFISWYLVKPSTIFWNIKFSIGTVSIIRSLVLAIRIYGMIISTTILTYSTKPFLLTRAIEDLILPLKLLFIPTHIIAMIISIAIRFIPTLLLEATRIMKAQSSRGVDFKHGKIKDKIKSLITLIIPLFVLAFSRAEDLSNAMDVRNYDVYAKRSRYRRLVFTKIDYLFLLVFISLITLTILMEINIIPISQLPKWWLYTNQKI, from the coding sequence ATGCAAATTAGTGTCGCGAAATATGTGCAACAAAATACGATAATTCATAAAATGGATCCGCGGTTAAAAATTGCTTTTAACATTCTTTTTGCTGTGCTTTTTTTTGTAACAACACATTTGGTCACTGTTTTAATTTTACTTTTATCGACATTAGTGTTTTTTTATATTACTACCAAAAAAATTAGACATATTTTCACTTTAATGAAATTACCATTAATAATTTTTATTATTATGCTTATAATTTATGGCTTTATTATTGATCAGAACAATATTAACGCAATTTTAGGAATCGAAAAACTTAATAAATTACCAAAATATCGCGTTTTAGGCCTTAATGAGCAACAGAGTAATGATTTTATTTCTTGATATTTAGTAAAACCAAGCACTATATTTTGAAATATTAAGTTTTCAATCGGCACTGTTAGCATAATTCGCTCGCTTGTTTTGGCTATTAGAATTTATGGGATGATAATTTCAACTACAATTCTTACCTATTCAACCAAACCTTTTTTATTAACTCGCGCAATTGAAGATTTAATTTTACCTTTAAAACTTTTATTTATTCCCACACATATAATTGCCATGATCATTTCAATCGCGATTCGGTTTATTCCCACTTTGTTATTAGAGGCAACACGAATTATGAAAGCACAATCATCTCGCGGCGTTGATTTCAAACATGGAAAAATTAAGGATAAAATTAAGTCATTGATTACATTAATAATTCCGCTTTTTGTACTGGCTTTTTCACGAGCTGAGGATCTTTCAAATGCAATGGATGTTCGAAATTATGATGTTTATGCAAAAAGAAGTCGTTATCGCCGATTAGTTTTTACTAAAATTGATTATTTATTTTTGCTTGTTTTTATAAGTTTAATTACTTTAACTATTTTGATGGAAATAAATATAATTCCAATTTCGCAACTTCCAAAATGATGGTTATATACTAACCAAAAAATTTAA
- a CDS encoding thermonuclease family protein produces MNPKLMKFHGLRAKKILQDFIWNRWISFEIVNIDNYNRIVVIIENESGENLNLKMVERGFAINRYSQYENPKKNYYYPEHKNLIDRLRNAQEKAKKANLLLWNDGILPIYGINSYTK; encoded by the coding sequence ATTAATCCAAAATTAATGAAATTTCATGGTTTGCGCGCAAAAAAAATTCTTCAGGATTTCATTTGAAATCGGTGAATTTCATTTGAAATCGTCAATATTGACAATTATAATCGCATTGTTGTAATTATTGAAAATGAAAGTGGCGAAAATTTAAACCTTAAAATGGTTGAAAGAGGTTTTGCAATTAATCGTTATAGTCAATACGAAAATCCGAAAAAAAACTACTATTATCCTGAACACAAAAATTTAATTGACAGACTAAGAAATGCGCAAGAAAAAGCAAAAAAGGCAAATTTATTACTTTGAAACGACGGAATTTTGCCTATTTATGGCATAAATTCTTACACAAAATAA
- a CDS encoding nucleotidyltransferase encodes MAIAIIAEYNPFHNGHIYQLEYTKKNFPEDKIYVILSGNFTQRGEISLADFETKSKIALKYGADFIIRLPFKFATQAAHIFAKGALKIINEHKINKIIFGSESNDVENLYNLAKLWNDNQASYNASLKYALKLGYSFPKASAFALEEITGQKIVLPNDILGFEYIKQIVANNYPIKAYTLKRKEEYSEKNPNSKVVSATYLRQLISENKSISQFSPMKFQQPVCSLAYLYPEFQKIVRETPAEILAKTWLISEGIENLFKKHIDQPNLEKFLSAVNSKRYTNSRIKRAILYILFKIEDPAKFDETKVKLECWKNQEY; translated from the coding sequence ATGGCAATTGCTATCATTGCAGAATATAATCCGTTTCATAACGGTCATATCTATCAACTTGAATATACAAAAAAAAATTTCCCCGAAGATAAAATTTATGTTATTTTAAGTGGAAATTTTACTCAAAGAGGAGAAATCAGCCTTGCTGATTTTGAAACAAAAAGCAAAATCGCTCTTAAATATGGGGCTGATTTTATAATTAGGCTTCCATTTAAATTCGCAACTCAGGCAGCGCATATATTTGCAAAAGGCGCTTTAAAAATAATTAACGAGCATAAAATTAATAAAATTATCTTTGGTTCTGAGTCAAATGATGTGGAAAATTTGTATAACCTTGCAAAATTATGAAATGATAATCAGGCTTCATACAACGCTTCTTTAAAATATGCACTTAAATTGGGTTATTCTTTTCCAAAGGCTTCAGCATTTGCGTTAGAAGAAATTACTGGACAAAAAATTGTTCTTCCAAATGACATTCTCGGTTTTGAATATATTAAGCAAATAGTTGCAAATAATTATCCAATTAAGGCATATACTTTGAAAAGAAAAGAAGAATATAGCGAAAAAAATCCTAATTCAAAAGTTGTTTCGGCAACTTATTTACGGCAACTTATTAGTGAGAATAAATCAATTTCTCAATTTTCGCCAATGAAATTTCAACAACCGGTCTGTTCGCTAGCATATTTATACCCTGAATTTCAAAAGATTGTAAGAGAAACTCCCGCAGAAATTCTTGCAAAAACCTGATTAATTAGCGAAGGGATTGAAAATTTATTCAAAAAACATATCGACCAACCCAATTTAGAAAAGTTTTTAAGCGCTGTAAATTCGAAGCGATATACAAATTCGCGAATTAAAAGAGCTATTTTATATATATTATTTAAAATTGAGGACCCAGCTAAATTCGATGAAACTAAAGTTAAACTTGAGTGTTGAAAAAATCAAGAGTATTAG